The following are from one region of the Pelagibius sp. CAU 1746 genome:
- a CDS encoding SDR family oxidoreductase, with product MTDELQGKAAIVTGASKGIGAATAEELARQGVAVVLAARSSGAIEEVAGKITAAGGKAKAIACDVASYDDVAAAVDLCTSSFGSVDILVNNAGVIEPIARLAESDPAGWGEAIDINVKGVYHGLRAVLPLMEAQGAGVIVNVSSGAATSALEGWSHYCASKAAVLMLTRCVHKEYADKGIRVVGMSPGTVATGMQISIKASGINPVSQLDPSVHISPDWPAKAIAWLCTKEASEYDGGDFSLKTEEGRRKVGLVA from the coding sequence ATGACTGACGAACTGCAAGGCAAAGCCGCCATCGTGACCGGGGCTAGCAAGGGCATCGGCGCCGCCACCGCCGAGGAACTGGCGCGCCAGGGCGTGGCCGTGGTGCTGGCCGCGCGCAGCAGCGGCGCCATCGAGGAAGTCGCGGGGAAGATCACCGCGGCTGGCGGCAAGGCCAAGGCCATCGCCTGCGACGTCGCCAGCTACGACGACGTCGCCGCCGCGGTGGACCTCTGCACGTCGAGCTTCGGCAGCGTCGATATCCTGGTGAACAACGCCGGCGTCATCGAGCCCATCGCACGGCTGGCCGAGTCCGACCCCGCCGGCTGGGGCGAGGCCATCGACATCAACGTGAAGGGCGTCTACCACGGCCTGCGCGCGGTGCTGCCGCTCATGGAGGCGCAGGGCGCCGGCGTCATCGTCAACGTCAGCTCCGGCGCCGCGACCTCGGCGCTGGAAGGCTGGAGCCACTACTGCGCCTCGAAGGCGGCGGTACTGATGCTCACCCGCTGCGTCCACAAGGAATACGCGGACAAGGGCATCCGCGTCGTCGGCATGAGCCCCGGCACCGTCGCCACCGGGATGCAGATCTCCATCAAAGCCTCCGGGATCAACCCGGTGAGCCAGCTCGACCCCTCGGTGCACATTTCCCCGGACTGGCCGGCCAAGGCCATCGCCTGGCTCTGCACGAAAGAGGCTTCGGAGTACGATGGCGGCGACTTCTCCCTGAAGACCGAGGAAGGCCGCCGCAAGGTCGGACTTGTGGCCTAG
- a CDS encoding adenosylcobalamin-dependent ribonucleoside-diphosphate reductase, which yields MTKLPALSQEIWDMKYRLKTASGEPVDKTIADSWRRIARALAQAEPDPAARSSIESKFFEALEDFRFLPAGRIQAGAGTERKVTLFNCFVMGAIPDDMGGIFEHLREAALTLQQGGGIGYDFSTLRPRGAVVHGIGADASGPLSFMDVWDAMCRTIMSAGSRRGAMMATLACDHPDIEAFIAAKQEPGRLSMFNLSVLVSDAFMQAVREDQPWELVFGGTVYRTVQARDLWDRIMQATYAAAEPGVIFIDRINQRNNLHYCETIRATNPCGEQPLPPYGACLLGSINLAALVKNPFGKNAALDMEALAELVPTAVRLLDNAIDVSRFPLEAQRQEAMAKRRIGLGITGLADALICCGLRYGSAEAVKTTERWLAALRRHAYLASVELAKEKGPFPLYDREPYLAGETIRELDKDVQEAIAQHGIRNALVTSVAPTGTISLLADNISSGLEPVFSFVYKRRILQPDGSRREEEVSDYAYRLFRRLKGEDAPLPPAFVNAQTLEPAAHVVMQAAVQRYIDSSVSKTINLPASISFDAFKDVYQQAYDLGCKGCTTYRPNEITGAVLSTGAGEAHRDTATSERVPAEAAAAATPDLGPPPASGDVVYMTEPLGRPEVLPGRSYKLRWPESDHAIYITLNDIVQEGTGKEPRRRPFEIFINSKNMEHYAWTLALTRMISAVFRRGGDVSFVVEELKAVFDPRGGAWMEGRYVPSLLAAIGGVIERHMIDIGFLQPKETPQGEEQKAVVNLGGPDDGTRFAQCPKCAGASLIRQEGCDLCTSCGYSKCG from the coding sequence ATGACCAAGTTGCCGGCCTTGTCCCAGGAAATCTGGGACATGAAATACCGCCTGAAGACCGCCTCGGGCGAGCCTGTGGACAAAACCATCGCCGATTCCTGGCGGCGGATCGCCCGGGCGCTGGCTCAGGCGGAGCCCGATCCGGCGGCCAGAAGCTCAATTGAATCAAAGTTCTTCGAGGCGCTGGAGGATTTCCGCTTCCTGCCCGCCGGGCGCATCCAGGCCGGCGCGGGGACCGAGCGCAAGGTCACCCTGTTCAACTGCTTCGTCATGGGAGCCATCCCCGACGACATGGGCGGCATCTTCGAGCATCTGAGGGAAGCCGCCCTGACCCTGCAGCAGGGCGGCGGTATCGGCTACGACTTCTCGACCCTGCGCCCCAGGGGCGCCGTGGTCCACGGCATCGGCGCCGACGCCTCCGGCCCCTTGAGCTTCATGGACGTCTGGGACGCCATGTGCCGCACCATCATGTCCGCCGGTTCGCGGCGCGGCGCCATGATGGCGACGCTGGCCTGCGACCACCCGGACATCGAGGCCTTCATCGCCGCCAAGCAGGAGCCGGGGCGGCTTTCCATGTTCAATCTCTCGGTGCTGGTCAGCGACGCCTTCATGCAGGCGGTGCGCGAGGACCAGCCCTGGGAGCTGGTCTTCGGCGGCACGGTCTACCGCACGGTGCAGGCGCGCGATCTGTGGGACAGGATCATGCAGGCGACCTACGCCGCCGCCGAGCCGGGCGTGATCTTCATCGACCGCATCAACCAGCGCAACAACCTGCACTACTGCGAGACCATCCGCGCCACCAACCCCTGCGGCGAGCAGCCGCTGCCGCCCTACGGCGCCTGCCTTCTGGGCTCGATCAACCTGGCGGCCCTGGTGAAGAACCCCTTCGGGAAGAACGCGGCCCTGGACATGGAGGCGCTGGCCGAGCTGGTGCCCACGGCGGTGCGCCTGCTCGACAACGCCATCGACGTCTCGCGCTTCCCCCTGGAGGCGCAGCGCCAGGAGGCCATGGCCAAGCGCCGCATCGGCCTGGGCATCACCGGCCTGGCCGACGCCCTCATCTGCTGCGGCCTGCGCTACGGCAGCGCCGAGGCGGTGAAGACGACGGAGCGCTGGCTGGCCGCCCTGCGCCGCCACGCCTATCTCGCCTCGGTGGAGCTGGCCAAGGAGAAGGGCCCCTTCCCGCTCTATGACCGCGAGCCCTACCTGGCCGGCGAGACCATCCGGGAGCTGGACAAGGACGTACAGGAAGCCATCGCCCAGCACGGCATCCGCAACGCCCTGGTGACCTCCGTCGCACCCACCGGCACCATCTCGCTCCTGGCCGACAACATCTCCTCCGGCCTGGAGCCGGTCTTCAGCTTCGTCTACAAGCGCCGCATCCTGCAGCCCGACGGCAGCCGCCGCGAGGAGGAGGTCAGCGACTACGCCTACCGCCTGTTCCGCCGCCTGAAAGGCGAGGACGCGCCCCTGCCGCCCGCCTTCGTCAACGCCCAGACCCTGGAGCCGGCGGCCCACGTGGTCATGCAGGCCGCGGTGCAGCGCTACATCGACAGCTCGGTCTCCAAGACCATCAACCTGCCGGCCTCGATCTCCTTCGACGCCTTCAAGGACGTCTACCAGCAGGCCTACGACCTGGGCTGCAAGGGCTGCACCACCTACCGGCCCAACGAGATCACCGGCGCGGTGCTCTCGACCGGCGCCGGCGAAGCACATCGCGACACCGCGACCAGCGAGCGGGTGCCCGCCGAAGCCGCCGCCGCGGCCACGCCGGACCTGGGCCCGCCCCCGGCCAGCGGCGACGTGGTCTATATGACCGAGCCGCTGGGGCGCCCCGAGGTGCTGCCCGGACGCTCCTACAAGCTGCGCTGGCCGGAGAGCGACCACGCCATCTACATCACCCTCAACGACATCGTGCAGGAGGGGACCGGGAAAGAGCCGCGCCGCCGCCCCTTCGAGATCTTCATCAACTCCAAGAACATGGAGCACTACGCCTGGACGCTGGCGCTGACGCGCATGATCTCCGCCGTGTTCCGGCGCGGCGGCGACGTCTCCTTCGTGGTCGAGGAGCTGAAAGCCGTCTTCGACCCGCGCGGCGGCGCCTGGATGGAAGGGCGCTACGTACCCTCGCTGCTGGCCGCCATCGGCGGGGTCATCGAGCGCCACATGATCGACATCGGCTTCCTGCAGCCGAAGGAGACGCCGCAAGGCGAGGAGCAGAAGGCGGTGGTGAACCTCGGCGGCCCCGATGACGGCACCCGCTTCGCCCAGTGCCCCAAGTGCGCCGGCGCCAGCCTGATCCGCCAGGAAGGCTGCGACCTCTGCACCTCCTGCGGCTATTCCAAGTGCGGGTGA
- a CDS encoding lysophospholipid acyltransferase family protein: MTALRSLLFNLFFYGWTAFCCIAGLPLLLGPRKGIYVLGRIWAHPVLAALRLLCGLKHQVRGRENLPQGPVLIAAKHQSAWDTIVFSILLWDHSFVLKQELMRIPFFGLYLWRAGLIPVDRRGGAKALKKMVAAAKRVAAQGRPMVIFPEGTRVAPEQQRPYHPGVAALYGQLGVPVVPVALNSGLYWRRNSFWKLPGTITLEFLPQIPPGLQRKDFLARLERAIEGRSRALAGGPTPSQAQPSPESAAETGIESKPPV, translated from the coding sequence ATGACCGCGCTACGCTCTCTGCTGTTCAACCTCTTCTTCTACGGCTGGACGGCGTTCTGCTGCATCGCCGGCCTGCCGCTGCTGCTGGGCCCGCGCAAGGGCATCTACGTCCTGGGCCGAATCTGGGCCCATCCGGTCCTGGCCGCCCTGCGCCTGCTCTGCGGCCTGAAGCACCAGGTGCGCGGCCGTGAGAACCTGCCCCAGGGACCGGTGCTGATCGCCGCCAAGCATCAATCGGCCTGGGATACGATCGTCTTCTCGATCCTGCTGTGGGATCACAGTTTCGTCCTGAAGCAGGAGCTGATGCGCATTCCCTTCTTCGGCCTCTACCTCTGGCGCGCCGGACTCATCCCCGTCGACCGCCGCGGCGGCGCCAAGGCATTGAAGAAGATGGTGGCCGCCGCCAAGCGGGTCGCCGCGCAAGGCCGGCCCATGGTGATCTTTCCCGAAGGCACCCGCGTCGCCCCGGAACAGCAGCGCCCCTACCACCCCGGGGTGGCCGCGCTCTACGGCCAGCTTGGCGTCCCGGTGGTGCCGGTGGCGCTCAATTCCGGCCTCTACTGGCGCCGCAACAGCTTCTGGAAGCTGCCGGGCACCATCACCCTGGAATTCCTGCCGCAGATCCCGCCCGGCCTGCAGCGCAAGGACTTCCTGGCCCGCCTGGAAAGGGCCATCGAGGGGCGCAGCCGGGCCCTCGCCGGGGGCCCCACCCCCTCCCAAGCCCAGCCATCGCCCGAGTCGGCTGCCGAAACCGGAATCGAAAGCAAGCCCCCCGTCTAA
- a CDS encoding YdcF family protein produces the protein MRVRSLRHDRAKAPGRGWRRLRWLIAATLLLALAYGIGFLWFATLMPTRADDGQRRTDAIVVLTGGSDRLSVALDLLSADKGRKLFVSGVYHGVDVRQLLDLSQHSPEDLSCCVVLGYEADDTRGNAVETAAWMKEQGFTSLRLVTATYHMPRSLLEFRRLMPDIEIVPHPVFPEHFKSDDWWRWPGSSSLLITEYSKYLVALLRGLFDPLFAVLA, from the coding sequence ATGCGGGTGCGAAGCCTCAGACACGACAGAGCCAAGGCGCCGGGGCGCGGCTGGCGCCGCCTCAGATGGCTGATCGCGGCGACTCTGCTGCTGGCCCTGGCTTACGGCATCGGCTTCCTGTGGTTCGCCACCCTGATGCCGACCCGGGCCGACGACGGCCAGCGCCGGACCGACGCCATCGTGGTGCTGACCGGCGGCAGCGACCGCCTGAGCGTGGCCCTGGACCTGCTGAGCGCCGATAAAGGGCGGAAACTCTTCGTCTCCGGCGTCTATCACGGGGTCGACGTGCGCCAGCTCCTCGACCTGTCCCAGCATTCTCCCGAGGACCTCTCCTGCTGCGTGGTCCTGGGCTACGAGGCCGACGACACCCGCGGCAACGCCGTGGAGACTGCGGCCTGGATGAAGGAGCAGGGCTTCACTTCCCTGCGCCTGGTGACCGCCACCTACCACATGCCGCGCTCGCTGCTGGAATTCCGCCGCCTGATGCCGGACATCGAGATCGTGCCCCATCCGGTTTTCCCCGAACATTTCAAGAGCGACGACTGGTGGCGCTGGCCGGGCAGCAGCAGCCTGCTGATTACGGAGTACAGCAAGTACCTGGTGGCTCTGCTGCGCGGCCTCTTCGATCCGCTCTTCGCGGTCTTGGCGTAA
- a CDS encoding FtsX-like permease family protein, with protein sequence MRKPVPLDRDVSGRYLPLLVAIMVYLAVLALAGALSVNRLAERWDSGLAGALTLQIPAEAAAAADGPPLNALIQALAATPGVLAVEPMDAQEMTALLEPWLGDAVTAGDLPLPRLVAVTVDTAGPPDMEALRATAEDLAPGSLLDDHQRWLARLLDLARAVEIMAAVVVLLVVAAACIMVAFVTRMGLAAHDRAIELLHLIGAQDSYVARQFQNHALSLGLRGGLLGFLCALPTLYLARFLLQRIDSGLLPELVLEPFEWSLLVLLPLAAALVAMLTARVTVLRTLARMP encoded by the coding sequence TTGCGCAAGCCCGTTCCCCTGGACCGCGACGTCTCCGGGCGCTACCTGCCGCTGCTGGTGGCCATCATGGTCTATCTGGCCGTCCTGGCCCTGGCCGGCGCGCTGTCGGTGAACAGGCTGGCGGAGCGCTGGGACAGCGGCCTGGCCGGCGCCCTCACCCTGCAGATCCCCGCCGAGGCCGCGGCGGCCGCGGACGGCCCGCCGCTGAACGCGCTCATCCAGGCCTTGGCCGCGACCCCCGGCGTGCTGGCGGTCGAGCCCATGGATGCGCAGGAGATGACGGCGCTGCTGGAACCCTGGCTCGGCGACGCGGTGACCGCCGGCGACCTGCCGCTGCCGCGGCTCGTCGCCGTCACCGTCGACACGGCTGGCCCGCCGGACATGGAGGCGCTTCGGGCGACGGCCGAGGACCTGGCCCCCGGCAGCCTGCTGGACGACCACCAGCGCTGGCTGGCGCGGCTGCTGGACCTCGCCCGGGCGGTGGAGATCATGGCCGCGGTGGTGGTGCTGCTGGTGGTCGCGGCGGCCTGCATCATGGTCGCCTTCGTGACCCGCATGGGCCTGGCCGCCCATGATCGGGCCATCGAGCTGCTGCATCTCATCGGCGCGCAGGACTCCTACGTCGCCCGGCAGTTCCAGAACCACGCCCTCAGCCTCGGCCTGCGCGGCGGATTGCTGGGCTTTCTCTGCGCCCTGCCAACCCTCTACCTGGCGCGCTTCCTGCTGCAGCGAATCGACAGCGGCCTGCTACCGGAGCTGGTACTGGAACCTTTCGAGTGGTCGCTGCTGGTGCTGCTGCCCCTCGCCGCCGCCCTGGTCGCCATGCTGACTGCGCGCGTCACCGTGTTGCGCACCTTGGCGCGCATGCCTTAA
- the ftsE gene encoding cell division ATP-binding protein FtsE, with protein sequence MVRFEDVVLRYGNGPEILKRLSLQFDPGSYHFLVGPSGAGKSSLLRMMYLAQHPTAGKVALFGRDVAGLSRRETALLRRRIGVVFQDFRLLDHLTARENVTLPLHIGGQAASRADKGRSAKDVEELLAWVGLADHMDALPPTLSGGQKQRVAIARAVIARPSLLLADEPTGNLDDRMAVRLLYLFEELNKIGTTVVIATHNESLVQRFRHPVTRLRDGEAVDSDAGPAPSPQAGTA encoded by the coding sequence TTGGTTCGCTTCGAGGACGTCGTGCTGCGCTACGGAAACGGGCCGGAAATCCTGAAGCGACTCTCCCTGCAGTTCGACCCGGGATCCTATCATTTCCTGGTCGGCCCCAGCGGCGCCGGCAAGTCCTCGCTGCTGCGCATGATGTACCTCGCCCAGCACCCCACGGCCGGCAAAGTGGCTCTTTTCGGCCGGGACGTGGCCGGGCTCTCGCGCCGGGAAACCGCGCTGCTGCGGCGACGAATCGGGGTCGTGTTCCAGGATTTCCGCCTGCTGGACCACCTGACGGCGCGCGAAAACGTCACCCTGCCGCTGCACATCGGCGGCCAGGCTGCCTCCCGGGCCGACAAGGGACGCAGCGCCAAGGATGTCGAGGAACTGCTGGCCTGGGTCGGCCTGGCCGACCATATGGACGCCCTGCCGCCGACGCTTTCCGGCGGCCAGAAGCAGCGCGTCGCCATCGCCCGGGCGGTCATCGCGCGGCCCAGCCTGCTGCTGGCCGACGAACCGACCGGCAATCTGGACGACCGCATGGCCGTGCGCCTGCTGTATCTTTTCGAGGAACTGAACAAGATCGGCACCACCGTGGTCATCGCCACCCACAACGAATCGCTGGTGCAGCGCTTCCGCCACCCGGTAACGCGCCTGCGCGACGGCGAGGCGGTGGACTCGGACGCCGGACCGGCGCCCAGCCCGCAGGCCGGAACCGCCTGA
- a CDS encoding DUF3426 domain-containing protein yields the protein MIVSCPACESRFEVDQEQLGYKGRIVRCGKCGNCWHQMPDDDPRVAVAVAEEPGPPPRRRPMPPPKKKGRGVAVGWLLLLLLIAGIAAGGWFERERIVAQFPQLADAYALLGVPVTGPGPVLDLKVLSPTSDVVEGDTVITVRGTVTNISDRKQDVPRLRAQLVNGTGEVLTEWVFETPQPALDAGGSVDFVTQTRNPPAEAQNVSVFFVESAR from the coding sequence ATGATTGTTTCTTGTCCTGCCTGTGAAAGCCGCTTCGAGGTCGATCAGGAACAGCTCGGCTACAAAGGCCGAATCGTCCGCTGCGGCAAATGCGGGAATTGCTGGCACCAGATGCCGGACGACGACCCGCGCGTGGCCGTGGCTGTGGCCGAAGAGCCGGGGCCGCCGCCGCGCCGCCGTCCCATGCCGCCCCCCAAGAAGAAGGGCCGCGGCGTGGCCGTGGGCTGGCTGCTCCTGCTGCTGCTCATCGCCGGCATCGCCGCCGGCGGCTGGTTCGAGCGCGAACGGATCGTCGCCCAGTTCCCTCAGCTCGCCGATGCCTATGCGCTGCTGGGCGTTCCCGTCACCGGGCCGGGCCCGGTTCTGGACTTGAAGGTCCTCTCGCCCACCAGCGACGTGGTCGAGGGCGACACGGTTATCACCGTGCGCGGGACGGTGACCAACATCTCCGACCGCAAGCAGGACGTTCCCCGCCTGCGCGCGCAGTTGGTCAACGGGACCGGCGAGGTTCTGACGGAGTGGGTATTCGAGACGCCGCAGCCGGCACTCGACGCCGGGGGCAGCGTCGATTTCGTGACCCAGACCAGGAACCCGCCCGCCGAGGCGCAGAACGTCAGCGTCTTCTTCGTCGAAAGCGCCCGCTGA
- a CDS encoding response regulator produces MARILVAEDDTAVQSFVSRALVHRGHRVTSVEDGVQALEALDRDSFDLLITDIVMPSLDGIGLALKVAKDFPALPVLLMTGYSAERQRAHNLEELICEVITKPFTLQEICEAAEAALSAEEMTCH; encoded by the coding sequence ATGGCGCGCATTCTGGTCGCAGAAGACGATACCGCCGTTCAGAGTTTTGTCAGCCGCGCCCTCGTGCACCGGGGGCACCGCGTCACCTCGGTCGAAGACGGCGTGCAGGCGCTGGAGGCGCTGGACCGCGACAGCTTCGACCTGCTGATCACCGACATCGTCATGCCCAGCCTGGACGGCATCGGCTTGGCGCTGAAGGTGGCCAAGGATTTTCCGGCCCTGCCGGTGCTGCTGATGACCGGCTATTCCGCCGAGCGCCAGCGCGCCCACAACCTCGAAGAGCTGATCTGCGAGGTCATCACCAAGCCCTTCACCCTGCAGGAGATCTGCGAGGCCGCCGAGGCGGCGCTGAGCGCCGAGGAGATGACCTGCCACTAA
- a CDS encoding TIGR02302 family protein: MTDRRPDRSPSAPRPDHTQGVDPRRALAHFGLLLALARGAVAWEVLWPAIWPLLGILGLFLALALSGLLPELPGWLHSVVLAAFVLAVLGALAQALRRSALPDEQAAKRRLERDSGLDHRPLAALEDRMASGGDIESRVLWRAHQRRVIARLGRLRVGLPRPGLAAFDPWALRGLVVLLVLVGFAASEGNVGSRLAGAVTPSFTRETRLPPSLDAWINPPAYTGLAPIYLEARIGAGESEAEAQAAAPARESLRVPAGSVLLAQVQGGSGTPSLRISGAAKPFENFAHEAYRLEHALTEGSQLAIEQDGRTLAAWPLELVPDNAPEIAFQSPPARTERSALRITYQASDDYGLADATAVVRRLDQPEAPAMELELVLPGIGPKTSEATTYHDLTPHPWAGLPVEIELVAKDRPGQEGRSEKLRTVIPERIFNHPVARALVELRKELTINPDRRLPVVQALSGISEHPEHFYHDIVVALALRSAERRLIYDATGKAIAEVQELLWNTALRIEDGELAIAERRLREAQEALMEALERDAPDEEIERLIEELQQALNDFLDEMIEQMREQLAQQEGQETMSQELPPNSQLLNRQDLQEMLERARELARSGAKDAARDLLSQLRDMLENLRANPYAQQMNQDMQEASRMMRDLEQMMREQQELLDRSFERSQQGQQGQQGEGQPRQGGENQADAQRQEQLRRQLGELMRQLGDALGDIPRPLGRAEREMRDARDALGNEQPGQAVPSQTRSLDQLQQGMQATLDQFMEMFAPGEGQGEGQIGARPNGNQRDPLGREPQGPGQGQVNREGVQIPDQMELRRTREIVDELRRRRGERSRPTIELDYLDRLLDQF; encoded by the coding sequence ATGACCGATCGACGGCCCGACCGTTCCCCTTCCGCCCCCCGCCCGGACCACACCCAGGGCGTAGACCCCAGGCGCGCGCTCGCCCATTTCGGCCTGCTGCTGGCCTTGGCGCGCGGCGCCGTCGCCTGGGAGGTTCTCTGGCCGGCGATCTGGCCGCTGCTGGGCATCCTCGGACTTTTCCTCGCCCTCGCGCTCTCCGGGCTTCTGCCGGAACTGCCCGGCTGGCTGCACAGCGTCGTGCTGGCGGCCTTCGTCCTCGCGGTCCTTGGCGCCCTGGCGCAGGCCCTGCGCCGCAGCGCGCTGCCCGACGAACAGGCCGCCAAGCGCCGCCTGGAGCGCGACAGCGGCCTGGACCACCGTCCGCTGGCGGCGCTGGAAGACCGCATGGCCAGCGGCGGCGACATCGAGTCCCGGGTGCTGTGGCGCGCCCATCAGCGCCGGGTCATCGCCCGCCTGGGCCGGCTGCGCGTCGGCCTGCCGCGCCCCGGCTTGGCCGCTTTCGACCCCTGGGCCCTGCGCGGCCTGGTCGTGCTGCTGGTGCTGGTTGGCTTCGCCGCCTCCGAAGGCAATGTGGGCAGCCGCCTGGCCGGGGCGGTCACCCCCAGCTTTACCCGCGAAACACGGCTGCCGCCCAGCCTGGACGCCTGGATCAATCCGCCGGCCTACACCGGCCTGGCGCCGATCTACCTGGAAGCCCGGATCGGCGCCGGCGAGAGCGAAGCCGAAGCGCAGGCCGCCGCCCCGGCGCGCGAATCGCTGCGCGTGCCCGCGGGCAGCGTGCTGCTGGCCCAGGTGCAAGGCGGCAGCGGCACCCCCAGCCTGCGGATTTCCGGAGCCGCCAAGCCTTTCGAGAACTTCGCCCACGAGGCTTACCGCCTGGAGCACGCCCTGACCGAGGGCAGTCAGCTCGCCATCGAGCAGGACGGCCGCACCCTGGCCGCCTGGCCGCTGGAGCTGGTGCCCGACAATGCGCCGGAGATCGCCTTCCAGTCGCCCCCGGCGCGCACCGAGCGCTCGGCCCTGCGTATCACCTATCAGGCCAGCGACGACTACGGCCTGGCCGACGCCACCGCGGTCGTGCGCCGTCTCGACCAGCCCGAGGCGCCCGCCATGGAACTGGAGCTGGTGCTGCCGGGCATCGGCCCCAAGACCAGCGAAGCGACCACCTATCACGACCTGACACCGCACCCCTGGGCCGGCTTGCCGGTGGAGATCGAGCTGGTGGCCAAGGACCGTCCCGGCCAGGAGGGCCGCAGCGAGAAGCTGCGCACGGTGATCCCGGAGCGCATCTTCAACCATCCGGTGGCCCGCGCCCTGGTGGAGCTTCGCAAGGAACTGACGATCAATCCCGACCGCCGGCTGCCGGTGGTGCAGGCGCTGAGCGGCATCTCCGAACATCCCGAGCATTTCTATCACGACATCGTGGTCGCCCTGGCGCTGCGCTCGGCGGAGCGGCGGCTGATCTACGACGCCACCGGCAAAGCCATCGCCGAAGTGCAGGAGCTGCTGTGGAACACCGCCCTGCGCATCGAGGACGGCGAGCTGGCGATCGCCGAGCGGCGCCTGCGCGAGGCCCAGGAGGCCTTGATGGAGGCCCTGGAGCGCGACGCGCCCGATGAGGAGATCGAGCGCCTGATCGAAGAGCTGCAGCAGGCGCTGAACGACTTCCTCGACGAGATGATCGAACAGATGCGCGAACAACTGGCCCAGCAGGAGGGCCAGGAGACGATGAGCCAGGAGCTGCCGCCGAACAGCCAGCTGCTGAACCGCCAGGACCTGCAGGAGATGCTGGAGCGGGCGCGCGAGCTCGCGCGCTCCGGCGCCAAGGACGCGGCCCGCGACCTGCTCTCGCAACTGCGCGACATGCTGGAGAACCTGCGCGCCAACCCCTATGCCCAGCAGATGAACCAGGACATGCAGGAAGCCTCGCGCATGATGCGCGACCTGGAGCAGATGATGCGCGAGCAGCAGGAGCTGCTGGACCGCAGCTTCGAGCGTTCCCAACAGGGCCAGCAGGGGCAGCAGGGCGAGGGCCAGCCCCGCCAGGGCGGCGAGAACCAGGCCGACGCCCAGCGCCAGGAGCAGCTACGCCGGCAGCTCGGCGAGCTGATGCGCCAGCTCGGCGATGCATTGGGCGACATTCCACGCCCCCTGGGCCGGGCCGAGCGCGAGATGCGCGACGCCCGCGACGCCCTGGGCAACGAGCAGCCGGGCCAGGCGGTCCCCTCGCAGACCCGCTCGCTCGACCAACTGCAGCAGGGCATGCAGGCCACGCTCGACCAGTTCATGGAGATGTTCGCCCCCGGCGAGGGCCAGGGCGAAGGCCAGATCGGCGCCCGCCCCAACGGCAACCAGCGCGACCCCCTGGGCCGCGAACCTCAGGGACCGGGCCAGGGCCAGGTCAACCGCGAGGGCGTGCAGATCCCCGACCAGATGGAGCTGCGCCGCACCCGCGAGATCGTCGACGAGCTGCGCCGCCGCCGCGGCGAACGCAGCCGCCCGACCATCGAGCTGGACTACCTCGACCGCCTGCTCGACCAGTTCTGA